GACGGCAGCCATCTTTCCCCCGCGAAAGGGTTGCTCAATCAGTGTGACGCCGCGCACGGCGAATTCCCGCACGATGTCCGGCGTGCCATCGGAGCTGCCATCGTCGACCACCAGAATTTGCAGCCTGTCTCGCGGATAATTCAGCGTGAGGCTGTTGTTCAACTTGCGGCGGATGACATCAGCCTCGTTGTGAGCCGGGATCAGCAGGGTGAGGGTTGGCAGGCTGTCCGGGGCGGTGACTGGCGGAGTGCGTTTACCCCGCGCCAGGAGATACATAAATAGTGGGTAGCCGAAGTAGGTCCACAGGAAGGCAGCTACACAGATCCAGAAGATAAATACGAGAATGGGCAGGATCACAGTCTCTCACCGGAATTGAGTTGTCAGCGCGCACCTTGCCGCTTGAGCACTTGCCCAATTGTACGCAGCATAATCTGAATGTCCAATGCGAAGCTGATTTTGTCGATATAGAGCATGTCCCAGCGTAGCCAGTCGTCAAAGTCAGTGCTGCCCCGCGCCCCGATCTGCCACAGGCCGGTGATCCCAGGGCGGACCGTCAGGCGTTCGGTATGCAACAGGGTATAACTATCCAGCCCCCAGCTGGTGGGTCTGGGTCCAACGATACTCATATCGCCGCGCAGCACGTTGAAAATCTGCGGCAGTTCATCCAGGCTCGTCTTGCGGAGGATGCGGCCTACCCGCGTCACACGCGGATCACGGGCGAGTTTAAGCGGCTCGGCTAATTTGCCATCCGGGCCAAGTTTGGCCAGCCCCTGAGCGGCCAACTCCTTGAGTTTGGCCTCGGCATCAGGAACCATGGTACGGAACTTGTACATTTTAAAACGCCGGCCACCCAGCCCGGTGCGCTGCTGCACAAAGAAGATCGGGCGGCCTCCGTCGAGGTAGACCAGCAGCATCAGGACGAGCATCAGCGGCACGGTAACCGGCATGCTGATTACCACCAGGGTGATGTCGATCAGGCGCTTGAGCACCATGTATACCAGACGGGCGCTGGCACTCTGGTATGGCAGCTCGTTAACCCAGAAATCGGGGTCATTAGGGTGTTGGCTGCCTGAAGAGGAGGGACGCGGCTGGTCAGCGTAGTCTGTGGGCAGAGGCTGAAAGAGTTGCCTGATCCAGGAGACGGGCTGTATGGCGCTGGCGGAACGTTTTGTGGCAGTCTCTGCGGTTGCCTGCCTGGATGAGGGTGGGACAACCGCGGAGACCAGTTGATCGCTACGCGCGCCACCCTGCGGTGGACGCTGCTGATCCTCAGGCTGCAAGGGGATGGGATGCAGCAGGGCAGCATCCAGTAGATCGCGGTAGATGAGACCGTCCTCCGGGAAGGCGGCGACGCCCACGGCTACTTCCAGGCCCAGGCGCATCTTGATCAGGGTATGAATCTGTCGTGCCAGGCGGATCGCCTGCTCGCGGTCGGTCTCTGGCAGGCAAATCACCAGGTTGTCGCCGCTCCAGGCGATGGTATCGCTGCGGTAGATGGCCGACATGGCGATCTGAGCGATGCGCACCTTGAGGTAGCGCTTCTGGAAAGCCGCCTCCAGGTTGAAACGATCGGTGATGTGTTCCTGCATCTCTTCAAGCCATTCCACCCGCAGGGCGACAAACCCCACCGGGCGGTCGAAGCGTCGGGCGCGGAACAGCTCATTGTTGATCTTCTCCTCACCTTCGGCCTCGGAGAGCACGCTTGACTTCTCTGGGGTAAGCAGCACGTTCTCAATGGCCTTCTCAATGTTGGCTGTGGCCAGTGAGATAACACGGGCTACGGAAACGGTCAGGATCAGGACGACTACCTCGGTAATGATCAACGGCAGGGGGGTGTCCGGGTGACCGATCGTCACTTTGGCAAGGCCGTACAGGATCAGCGTAGGTATCAATACGTACTCTGAACGCTTGCCCAGGTCTGGCAGGGCCAGGATGGTGACAGCGACCATGGCGGCGATGACATAGACAAAGGAGTCCAGGTCGATGTTGCCGAAATCCTGAATGTCTGGCCGTTCCAGATTGAACAGAATTACCAGCCAGATTGTCAGACCGATGAGCAGGAGTCGGAACCTAGCCATGTGTTTGAATCCTTCTAACGTTACATCTAATCCGGTGTTGATCCTGCGCGAGTGCAGGACGTGTTTGCCTGAAGGTTGGAGTAGGCGTGTATGCTGGCAGGAATGACGGTGGCAGGAGATGCCTTTAATTTATCTTAACAATTTTCCGCTTACGGCGCTGTGAATTTTTCCTAAAATCACCGGTTATATCGAGTCATGCTGGTACCAGGATGCTATAATGCGGCAGGACATTCTTAATGTAGAGTCTGATTGATCTTTACCATCCAGGATGCCATGATGCGGTAGAACGTCGGGTTGACAATCCAGCGTTGGACCGGTATCCGCCACACTGCATGCCGACCGTTGAATGTTCTTCGCAGGGCTTCCAGGCTTTCCAGCCATTTCTGCAGCAGGAAACGGCCTTCGTAAAGCGCCAGGAGCAACGGTTCGGGCTGACTGCCGGCGAAGTAGCCTGCCAGGAAGGCTTGACTGAGTGCGTCGATCATCGCTGGCGTGGGGAAGGTGGCCAGCGAAAGAAGACGCGCCCGGCGGCTCTTAAGATCGGCTACCAGCTTGCCCAGATCGTAGTAGGGACTGTCCAGTCGATCAAGCGCTGTATCCATGCTTACAACGCTCTGGTCAGGGAGCAGGAAGAAATTACGCGCATGTAAGTCTCCATGCACCCAGACCTGGCGGTCATCGCTTACCTGCTGCAGGGCGGTGAGGGTCGGCTGCCAGAGCGGCCAGCTTTCTAAGTCCACGCCGCAGGCGCGGAGTTGCTGGACATGTTCCAGCAGGATAGCCAGGCTATCCGCCGGACCAAAACACCGATCGGCTGGCGCGTTGTCAACGGGCAGCTCATGTAACCAATGCAGCCACTTTCCGCAGCGCTGTAGCATGTGCATCGCTTGCTTCATCCCCTGGCGGCTGAGCAAATGGCGTGGTGACAGGTTGTTGTCATATAATGGCTGGCCAGGGACAAAGTCCATGATCAGAGCGTTGATGTCCGGGAGATAGGCTTCCGGGTGGACTGCGCGCAGGTGTGGATCATCCTGTCGGAGGAAATGCCGGTAAACCCGCAGCAGGCTTTCGTACTCGTGTTGGCCGCGAAGCAGCAACTCTTCGGACTGATACGACACCGCTGCAGTGGCCTGGTCAGGGAAGCGCATGATCTTGACGACCAGCTGGCGTTGTTGCTGTTTCGTTCCGATGGTCAGGAAGTACAACGTGCTCCAGGGTTTTGTGATGACGGTCGGAGGACGCTGTAACTGCCAGGGGGATGGAAGCGGGTGTTTCCCATTGAAGTAAGCAAGGACAGCACTGATGGTAGCTTCGGGGGGAAGAAATGTTTCAGGTTTGAATTTCATCTTTATAACCGTTTAAATGCGATATTTAATGTATAATATCGCCCGTTTTTCCGGATGAATGAGTTCTTTCGATTTTTGACTGGCCAAGCAAACAGAAGAGAGTTCCCATGGAACTGCGTCAATATCTGCGTATTATACTGAGAAGCTGGTGGTTCATCATCCCAGTGACGCTGATCGCCCTGACGGCGTCCCTGGTATTCAGCTATGCAACCACCCCGATCTACCGCGCCGCATCGTCGTACGTGGCGGGCCTGGCCCCGGATGTTGGGGCTTCCTCTGATGCGATTATCTACGGCCTGGATACCCTGGCCGGTCGAGAACGCATCTTCTCGACCTATTGCGGCGTGCTTAACAGCCACAATGTGCGGCAGGACGCCTATCGCCTCATGGGGGTGAGCGATCCGGCAGGGCTGGGCCTGGACGACTATGTTGTCCAGTGCAATGTTCTGCCCGATTCCAACATCCTGTTGCTTATTGTGGAAGGCCCGGCGCCCACGCTGGTTACAAGGCTAAATGAAGCTGTTGGGTTGGCCGGGATGGCCCAGACCAACCGGCTATACCGACCGTTCCCGCTAGAACGGCTCGATCCGGTTGTCTTGGAGCCAGAGCCGGTGTCACCGAACTACACACAAAATGCGGTGCTGGGCGCGGTACTGGGTCTGGTGCTGGGGATCACGCTGGCATTTGTGGTGGAGTATCTGCGCAGCCCACTCGAACGTATCGAGGGACTGACCATCCGGGACCCGAAGCTCGGCGTGTACAACGAGCGCTACTTCCTCAGGCGGTTTGAGGAAGAGATCAAGCGGGCGCGGGTACGCAACCGTCCGATCAGTCTGGCCTTCACCCAGCTGGTGCCGGATGAGGACTTCAACCTTCTGGAAGAGCGTGTGCAGGACGCGCTGCTACGTCAGGCGGCTCTGTTTATGCAGGATTCGCTGCGAGAGGGTGACATTGTGGCCTATTTTGGCCAGCATGTCTTTGGCTTGCTGTTCGCCGAGACGCCGGGGGATGAGGCCAGATCGATGCTGGTGAACATGCACTATGATATCCGGTCACGCACCTTCCGGTTTGAGGATTTCAGCGCCAGCTTTGAGGCTAAGTCCGGTGTGGTGGAGAGCAGCGGTGGGCTGCTGGGTACGCAGGCGATGATGGACAAGGCGGCTGAGGCGCTGAGAGATGCGGAACTGGCCGGGGAGAATGCCATCCAACTCATCCGTACGTCGCCGGCGCCGTTTATCCAGGGCGATACTACCGGTGCTGCGACACCTACGCTGGCGTTTGACGCTTCTCCGCTGGATGACACACTGGGAACGACCTGGAGCACGGGGAATCAGCCCCCTGTCTTTGATTCGGAACCTGAGCTACGGGAAGATCAGTAATGGCTGATCGCGTGTTAGTCAGTCCTGGAAAAGATATCTGGCAGTATCTGGATGACCGCCGGGTGCGCTACCGGTTGCTGGTGACCGGATTTGCGCTGCTGATGATCATCGTGGCACTCATCGGCGGCTATTTGATTGGCACAACTGACTATGACTACGCGGTTCTCTTCGGGGTCATCGGGGTAGTTGTGGCGATGCTCGTTGCCGTACGGCCAGTGCTGGGTGTGTACATCCTGACCATCACCGTGTATCTCAACCTGTCTGATCTTCTGGAGATCAACCTGGGTATTCCCAGCGCCAACAAGTGGCTGGTTGCCCTGATCTTCGTTGGTGTGGTTGCCAACCATATCGTGCTGTATCGGCGTCCGCTGGCCCTGGGCAGAACGCAATGGCTTATCATCATGTACGGGGTCCTGCTGTTGATAGGGGCGTTGCAGGCTGAGGAACAGTCTGTGGCAGTTTCCCAGTTCACTGATTGGGTGAAGGATTTCGTCATCCTGTTTATCGTCGTGCAGGTGACCATCAACGCTCGAGTCTGGATGCGCATGCAATGGTTGTTGATCCTTTCTGCGGGGTTAGTGGCGGCGCTGAGCGTCTACCAGATCGTGACCAACGATGTGGGCAATACGTTCTGGGGACTGGCCAAAGCGCCAGTGCATCAGATTACTAGCGGGTTTGATAGCACCCGTGTGACAGGTCCGCTGGATGATCCCAATTTCTACGCCCAGATTTTGCTGATGGTCTTTCCGCTAGCAGTGTACCGATTTCTTGAGGAACGTTTCCTTGTCCTTCGCGTAATGGGTGGCGTGGCGGCGGCATTGATCGCGGCTGCGGCGATCTTTACCTATTCGCGCGGTGCGCTGATTTCGCTGGCGGTGATTGGGATACTGGTCACCCGTGAGCGACAGTGGAGTCCTTATAAGGCTGCGGTGATTGCGGTTGCTGTGGCGGTCGTACTGGTGGCTATCTTTCCAGTGGGCTACTGGGAACGTTTTGTGCAGTTGCGCGACCTTTTTGTGTCGGACACAGAGTTGCAGACAGAACGCTCCCTGCGCGGACGCACGAGTGAGATGATCATCGCCTGGCAGATGTTCCTGGATCACCCGCTGCTGGGGGTCGGGCCGGGGAACTACGACAAGAACTACCTTGACTACTCATTTCTGCTGGGCATTGACAGCCGACTGCAGGAACGGCAGGCGCATAGTCTGTACCTTGAGACCGCGGCGGAGCTAGGGGCGGTCGGTCTCGCTGTGTTGTTCGGCATAATCCTCAGTACGTTTGCCAGCCTGCGCAGCGCAAAGCGTATGTTGAAGGCCAGCCATCGATCAGACCTGATACCCTGGGTGACTGGTCTGCAGTACGGTTTTACGTCGTATCTCATCACCAGCATATTTCTGCATGGTGACTACATTCGATACTTCTGGCTTCTGCTGGCTTTTGCTCTTTCCAGCGAAGGGATAGCGCGGTCGTTGCTGCAACAACACCGGGCACGGAGGGAACGCGAGGCGGCGGGGAACCAGAATCTGTTTGTCTTGCGGGAAACAGTACGGATTTCGTA
This is a stretch of genomic DNA from Anaerolineae bacterium. It encodes these proteins:
- a CDS encoding diguanylate cyclase, giving the protein MELRQYLRIILRSWWFIIPVTLIALTASLVFSYATTPIYRAASSYVAGLAPDVGASSDAIIYGLDTLAGRERIFSTYCGVLNSHNVRQDAYRLMGVSDPAGLGLDDYVVQCNVLPDSNILLLIVEGPAPTLVTRLNEAVGLAGMAQTNRLYRPFPLERLDPVVLEPEPVSPNYTQNAVLGAVLGLVLGITLAFVVEYLRSPLERIEGLTIRDPKLGVYNERYFLRRFEEEIKRARVRNRPISLAFTQLVPDEDFNLLEERVQDALLRQAALFMQDSLREGDIVAYFGQHVFGLLFAETPGDEARSMLVNMHYDIRSRTFRFEDFSASFEAKSGVVESSGGLLGTQAMMDKAAEALRDAELAGENAIQLIRTSPAPFIQGDTTGAATPTLAFDASPLDDTLGTTWSTGNQPPVFDSEPELREDQ
- a CDS encoding phosphotransferase, which encodes MKFKPETFLPPEATISAVLAYFNGKHPLPSPWQLQRPPTVITKPWSTLYFLTIGTKQQQRQLVVKIMRFPDQATAAVSYQSEELLLRGQHEYESLLRVYRHFLRQDDPHLRAVHPEAYLPDINALIMDFVPGQPLYDNNLSPRHLLSRQGMKQAMHMLQRCGKWLHWLHELPVDNAPADRCFGPADSLAILLEHVQQLRACGVDLESWPLWQPTLTALQQVSDDRQVWVHGDLHARNFFLLPDQSVVSMDTALDRLDSPYYDLGKLVADLKSRRARLLSLATFPTPAMIDALSQAFLAGYFAGSQPEPLLLALYEGRFLLQKWLESLEALRRTFNGRHAVWRIPVQRWIVNPTFYRIMASWMVKINQTLH
- a CDS encoding sugar transferase, yielding MVLKRLIDITLVVISMPVTVPLMLVLMLLVYLDGGRPIFFVQQRTGLGGRRFKMYKFRTMVPDAEAKLKELAAQGLAKLGPDGKLAEPLKLARDPRVTRVGRILRKTSLDELPQIFNVLRGDMSIVGPRPTSWGLDSYTLLHTERLTVRPGITGLWQIGARGSTDFDDWLRWDMLYIDKISFALDIQIMLRTIGQVLKRQGAR